GCAGCACAATCAGGTCTTTGGAGTTTCTATGGTTCTGTCGTGAATGACGACAAAcgagggaaaagaaagaaaaaaaatatatatattttagagaaTAGGGTATAGTATGAAGAACGGAATTAAACCCTAAGATTAAACCTtaggctctaataccatgttattAGGGTTTTGTGAAAAGAAAGAGGGGGCACGTTATATTGTCATACGTAGCCTACCTCACACATATTATTACATAGgctttggaaaatattacaatgACTACAATACCCTCAAACcctaatatattattattctaaCAGAAACAATCTATACAATTTGGTTCTCCTTGATTTATGCCTATTATTATTCTGATTTGATCTTAATGTAATGTCattatttctttccatattagttcgTAAGTCTCTTCTATTTAACCTATGTAATTGTATGAAAGTACATCAAGGAATAAGAATAGTAGAATACCATTCTCTAATTCTCCTCCTTCCTTATATTTTTCTACTTAACATAGTACCCAAACAAAAATATGTGTGTCCATCATCTCAGTGTTGTTCAATTTAGCAAACAACTTATTTAAATGTTTGTGAAAACTTGCATTAGACAATATCAACTACCCAAAGTTTCCAACTTTGCTGCTATGAAGCAGCACAACCATCATTTGCTGTATAACCCCTTAAATTTTAAGCCAGCACTTTGGGTGAAAAGAAACCTATTgatctttgaaaaaatataaataaaattttaaggaaaaaatgtacaaaaatataaaagtgatgGAAGCTAACCATATGCTGGGGGATTGGCTATTATTGCGTCTGCTTTAAAAGGAACTTTGGATTCGGGATCAGGATCCTTGCATGCAGGaagtaaagaaaatataatttcttttaattgatttcGCTGGATAGAAATTTCTAAGGGTCCTGACGGTAAGAACCCTTTATTCTTGACCATATCTGcataaaagacataaatcattATGAAGTAAACAACAAGGATGAAAACAAAAGGGAGGAAAATACATTATGAGTTCATGATAGGCAGTCAGTGAATCTTGAACCCATGGATTCCAGCACCACCCCCATCCTTACTGGGGCCTTGATACCATTGGAGCCAAAGCACATTGGCGAAATTCATCTCCTGGATCCAAGCCCCGAACtgattcctttttctttttttcataggCAAGTTCTAAAATGATTCTATTTGAAAATTAATGGGCTATGCAATAAAAGAACCCATTGTTTTATAAGCCCAACCAAAAATCTGTATTGTTATTACCGTAACTACAAGAGTCAAGGTTGGGCAGTCAAAAGTATGAAAATTAACTCTACACAGTTGAAGTACAACCATAAACTTCATgcattaatttaggaaaattaaaagagagacgttaagaaagaaaagaaaataaaaggcttAATAATTAGCTAGAATGAAATTTAGTACCTTATGAATTCAAGTTCTAAAGATACTCAATTTGAAAACAAGGATCAACATGAAAAGCCAACCATGGAATATATAGCTTCAATAATCAAGTTACAAAAGAGAAATCATAAGGTTCTCAGGTCCAAAGAGCACTTAATCCCAGAACATTTCGAGTTCATCTAGAGAACATTTAGTTTATTGCCATTTTACTAGCTAGGTTTTTTAATTCCTTGGAGATTTGCCAACGTGTGCAACAATAACAACATTCCTTGCGACTCTCTCTCTATATTTTCTTCAATGCATTCTTTATGAAGGCCTATGAGACTcgtttttctttccttagcagaGAGAAActtgcaaaaacaaaaacttaaaaaatgaaaCCAGGATTTGATATTACCTACAAAACCGGTTAATTGCTACAGCACAACAAATGTGCCTACAATTTTAATCCACTCAGTAACATATAAATCCTTTATCTAATCTTTTACCCCCACATTATTTCTCAACACCACTAGGACACATTTAATCCATTGATAGGTATGGTCTACGTTATGCAGGACTATGGTAGAAGTACCAAGTGCAGTTAGGGGGCACATCAGGTCCTCCTCATCCTGCTATTGGTTGAAATTCATGAACTTGGCTCTAACTGAGAACACAACGTATGAAATGTTATAACACAGTGCAACAGGGTGAAACAAGGGTCTCTGGGTATCACTTGTTGTGGCCTATCAATGCTAGCCACATTACCTCCAATATTCTTACTGATGTATACTGGTACATAAAGGTGGTTGTCATAAAATCACTTGATTAACACATCTTCCAAAGATCAAATCATCCATAATGCTTTCCGCAAAGAACTAATAATGCAACTTGTTTTCTAGAAAATTTTCCCTTGATTAATATCTATAATGTTGTGCTCATAATCATTGTGCATTAGGCATCACATATATGTAACTAACTATACATTTATTTTAACCTTTCAAATTTATCTGAGTGTTTAATCACACATCTTCATTATTCTTAAAGTATATACTTTTTTATAACTAATccagatatcattaaaagcgcgAGGCGCCCACatgtacacatgaagtatacaagaaaagccacctaactagtagggacaaaaagaacaagaagatcATGATTAGTTatcaccaaaggagaaacataAGCAGTTgttcaaagatacaaagtaatgAAGATTAAAGGTTCTTGCCAACAGATTTAAGTCTGttgtgggcaagattatctccaacactcagaCTGCTTTTATTGGAGGTCGTCAAATATtagactctgtgcttattgcaaacgaatgtgtggatagtcatattcgatcgggggaacctggactcctgtgtaagctagatttggagaaggcttatgatcatgtgaactgggatttcttgctctatttgctacaaagatgtggtttgggggaaaaatggaggagttggatacgtttttgtatttctacggtgagattctccattcttgtaaatggaaccccttcgggtttctttagtagctctcgtggattgcggcaaggagatcctctttctccgttattgtttgtggtggttatggaggctttgagtcggatgaTGACTGTCGCATTGGATCAAggtaatttgacagggttcTCAGTGGGTTCCAGAGATTATGAGGCCTTAGTTGTGAACCACCTaatgtttgctgatgatacaatGATTTTCTGtggtgctcaagaagaacaaattcgacatctgagatgtatctTTTTAGGATTCGAGGCAGCTTCtggtttgagaattaatttaggaaaatcagaaattgtcccGATTGGTgaagtagaggatgtcgaaaggttggctaatcttcttggatgtagggttgcttctttgcctatgacttacttgggtttgccgttgggtgcttcttacaagtccaaATCCATTTGGAATgatgttattgaaaaaatggaaaggaggttggcggggtGGAAGAGGATgtacttgtcgaagggtgcccggttgactcttattaaaagtacgctctccaacattcccacttattacttatctttgtttcctattccagtgagggtggctaatcgtcttgataaaattcaaaaggattttctttggggaggcATTGGTGGCGAGaaaaaatttcatctagtgaattggaacaagatctGTACGCCTTTGtatgcaggtgggttgggagttcacaatctcatccagttcaatcgagcgctcctgggtaaatggttgtggagatatggtagagagagagaggctttatggcggttggtgattgatgccaaattccAGAGTCTagagggtgggtggtgctcgaaagaggttTCGGGTTCTTatggagtgggtgtatggaaacatataaggagggggtgggagaaatTCCGCAACTtcgttcgttttgaagtggggagtgGATCAAATATTAGCTTTTGCaaagattggtggtgtggggatggttccttgaagcaatgctttccagctcttttttctatagtaaggaacaaagacgcgttggtggcggataatttggtggttcataatggtgtaattcagtggaatgCTCTTTTCACgagacaaatccaggattgggagatggacatggtcctttctttcttcgatcgattATATTCCACTTCGACTCGTCAAGGAGAGAGTGAcagattagtgtggaatccctccaaaaaaggtttatttaaggtgagatccttctactATGAGCTCATTAAGGAAGATGGCCcttattttccttggaagaatatctggcgtgttaaggctccaacaagggtggctttcttcgtttggtcagcggctttgggcaaaatattgacgcacgataacttgcgtaagaggaatgtaatagtaatggagtggtgttgtttatgcaagaagagtggggagtctatagATCActtgttacttcattgcgaggtcgcccaggctctttggagctacattcttattttatttggggttgagtgggttatgcctcgaaCGGTGTTGGAATTGTTAAAGAGTTGGGGAGCGGCAATGGGGAGTGGTCAAGCTACAGAGGCTTGGCGTTTAGCTCCTTTGTGCTTgctttggtgtatttggagggagcggaatgctcgtctgtttgaagatgtagagacatctatggtggagcttcGGAAGCGGCTGATcgatactttatatttttggatagtgcCACACCATAGTTTGAGTGTATTTACTTATgtagatttcttaaatttattttctgttcgaccctgttaggggctctcttgtatacctcccgtgtataagggttgcgcccctctgcgctttttaataaattgctattacttatcaaaaaaaaaagatacaaagtaatgaaaaataaagaaattaatttcCCCCAAAGTCCTCTcgcggtcctcaaaacttctatgaTTCAATTCCCTCCATAGACACAACAAAAGGCATGAAGGCACCATCTTCTATACAATAGCACTCCGAGTGCTACCAACAGTCCACCAACAAGTATACAAATCGACTATtcatctaggcataacccaagacaatccaaatcaactaacaataacattccaaatggcacaagcaacctcacaatgaagaagaagatggaccATGGACTCCCCATTCCTTTTGCAAATACAACAcctatcaaccacaatgacgTGTCGCTTCCGAAAATTGTTCATGATAAGGATCTTTTCTAAGGCCGCCGACCATACAAAATAGGTCATCCTCAACGGAAAGTTAGTCAACCAAACACTCTTCTAAGAAAAACGGAAACCATCATGACAACCCATGACATTGTAGAAGGATTTATCACCATACAATCCTTTTTTGGAAGGGATCCGCCACAACTTGTCTTCCCCTTCCTGTCTCATTTTCGCTAAATACAACATCTTGAAGAACGAGACAAAGGCATCTACCTCTcaatcatgagccgctctagTAAAGCTCACGTTTCACTAAATGACACCTTTAGAAAACTCCATGCGAGCCGCATCAGAAGCGTCCTTTGCGCAAGTAATACCAAATAGAACTGGAAAGGCTTCCTTAACCAAAAATGTTACTACTTTATCTTGACACTTCTTGCACACACATGGTTCATCGAGGTTTTGTTCAAAACTGAACTGTTTGATTGTCTCATCAAACCTGATGTTCCACGATTAGGATGCTTGCTAAAGTCCTTAAATGGACCTTTGCAATTTGCATACCATACCTTTTTGCTTTCCAGCTACAAATCCATCTAGCTACATCATATAGATGTCCTCGTCAGGTTGCCCATTTAGAAAAGCTATCTTGACATCCATTTGCCAAATCTCATCATCGAGATGAGCAACAATGGCTAAAAGTATCCAAATAGACTTAAACATGGCTACCGGTGAAGTTTTCCTATGGTCAATCCCTTCTTCCTGAGTAAAACCTTTGCAACCAACCTTGCCTTGAACGTTTCAACATTCCCATCTACCACTCTCTTTCTCTTGTAAgcccatttacaaccaataaGTTTTAATGCCATTAGGCGCCTCTACAAGAGTCTCGACTTTTTTGAAATTCATGGATTCCAACTCGGTTGCCATAGTTTTGACCCAATGGTGCACATTGCATCCACATCATTAACCGCTTCATCGTAAGTTCTTGAATCCAATTCAGGTTCCTCAGGTATAGCTTCATAAGCTTCCCCTAAGAAAATGAATCTGTCAGGTGCCTTGACAATCCTCCCACTGCAACGCGGTATGATGGCACTAGGTGTCTCATCAATAGTAACCTGTGGTGTATTTGATACAGCCACCTCATCTCCAAAAATGGAGATACGTTCATTCTTGCATCCAACTATGCCTATTCGAACATCTCTGTGTGATGATTCCGAGGAATCCAATTCTAGAATGTCTCCAAAAAACCGAAAACCCCTCCACTATCAGCAGCTCCTCTACGGTGGCTAAAAGCCAGCATGAGTCAGTTCTTCCCAGAAAGATAGATCAAATATAGCCCCTGAAATTTTCATGAATTCTTAACCCAGTAGAACCGCCATCCACCACCAACTCAAACCCTCTAGATTCCACTACACAACCTTAATATTAATACCATTCTACCAAAGCTTTTATGTTATACTGTTCAGAACTTCAAAAAGACGAGAAATGGTGGGACGCGCCTGCACGCGCCGCCAAAAGGGGGGGATGGGATTGGGGCGCCGGGGAGGGGGGGAGGAGAAGGAGGGCTTTATAATAGGACAAGTTCTAAAAGTATATTCTGATGCTAATATCTGTCATTCTCTCTACTGTCTATATGTTTCTagaacctttttttctttttctttttcttttttctattgatAAGAAACGCACAAACTCTATGGGACTGAAACACATAACCTCACCCACTGCCCCATTCTTATAAGGGATGCAGGTGCTCTCTGGACCAAAGCTGGGAATTTGTTATAATGATTAGTAGGGGTACTTTCCTCCAGAATGTCTCTACATTGAAGGAGGAGGGTGGGGAGTTTGCCAAGTGTGAGTTGTTAACATTACACTATGGCAGCCGGACTTGACTATATCAGCTTttgcaaaaaatttcaaagaaattataaattatattaaaagttTTACATTCCCTTGAATCATCGTAGATAGAGTCTTCAAATGGCATGTCTTTTAGGTGGAACCCCAACCCTTTCCACCTCCAAGGAAAGAGCACTTCCTTGAATCCTTCATATCAACTACCTTGAATCGCCATATGTGGAGTTCTGCATTACTTATTAACAAGTCAAAGATCTAATCTTTCTAAGATTAGCAAGACTAACTTGTTCCCCTATGAAGATAATTTACTATCTCAACGGTTAATACACGATGGAATAGTCAGAGGAGATCTTCATTGTCAAAAAAAAGCATGACTTATGAGAAAGTAGGATTTGAACCCTTACAATCAGCAAGAACTTTTGGATCTCCACCTAAAGGAAAGAACTCCAGCCCAGCAGTCAAGACAAAATCTCTGAAATTAGCATGAGTTGCTAGTCTAACCCTATGGCCCCACTCCTGCAAGCAAAGTTTCCATAAAGTAATATTAATAGTAGAGTATATGTTCCGATTTACAGTACGATGAACAGTTCACATAAGGTCACATGTGCAGTTGCATCATGCACTACAAGATGATGCATGACACAAGGCGCCAACAAGTGGAATAGTggctgttctttttttttcatttcacttgCTTCCCCAACAAGACCTATTAAAGGGCTCATAAAAAGCAGAAAATGATAATAACCTGCAAACGTTTTCCGATGGCAAGAAATGGCTGTACATCTCCTCGTGTTCCAACAATAAGCATCACAATTTGCAGTGGAGGTACACCTAGAACTTCTTCAACAGGTTCTGTGTCTGCGGCTTCCTTATAAAAATCTCCAGTACCAAAATCAAGGTTTTGGGGTTTAATATCTCCTGGAACTTCAAATTGAACAGTCCCATCATCTTTAACCATAGCAGTTCGTTTTAACCATTTAAGCTGCAAAGTTTTCAAGGATTGTCAATATCCAAATACTTAAGCACACGGCCATGAACTCATAAACCACAAATCAAGTAAAGTTTTACATAAAGAACACATACATTCACACTTTACAACTGACAAACATATATTGATGTGCATATACATGCATACAGGGAtggagccagacattttaatgggagagggccaaataattttttttttaagtaggggttaaagtatgaatatctatatatataaagccaaattttaagtaaattaaatataacccagttttaatattttcattattcccttcgaattaaaaatcaataagcaaaattgaaaagaaagttttttgaaaaaaaaaaagtaaagaaaatcgttgtccaaagattcataaaatgaaaaataaaaaataaaaaggtctCTTCTGTATGAATTATGTGCTTCTCAGAGTTCTCGCAAGGCTTTACCTGGATGACATGGCTCTTAAAGTTAACATTCTCTTACTCCTTTTGTTAGAACGGCCCACTCTAACTAACACAGTAACTCTTACACAAAATACACTATATTCTACTCAAAACACATTATGCTAAacgcaacacaaaacaaataaagcgcatatcttctagacttttctaattAATGTCATCTAGCTATATTGAAATGAATCCCTATTTTACGTTATCTTTGTCACGCATCATTAGGAAATCGAGCTTTGCCAAAAGTGTGACTCATCGGGTCCACACCTGACTTCTACCAATGCACTGCTTTACTAAACCcctttcatttactttgaacaaaaccTCTGCAACTTTGTAAAGCTCCTTCCACGGTTATCCCTTTTCAGACATGTCTGTTGCTAtccgtgaaatattaaaggaaaaaaatttgacaatgaATCTACCGTCCCTGCATGCATACGCACTAGGTATATATATTAGGTACCAGAATATAATCATGCACTATTGTTGTAGTTTGTATGAACAGTTTATATACAAAAGATGAAGGCTATTCAACTAGTTTTGTAGCCACACACACATCTTATTATATAGGTTTAGGGGAACAttacaatgaccaaaatacctcCAAAATCCTAATGACTCATAAACCCTAATAACTCTTCTAAGACTTTCCCTCAAGCTGGAGCATTTATATCATATAAGCTCAAATCGGAAGAAACACACAAACGAAAAACACCTAGAAAAACATTAtttaacactctccctcaagCTGGAACAGCTTGGAGCAAACAATACAAAGacttataaaataaacataacaagAAAATTCGCTAAAAACTTCAACGCCGGTAGAAAACTTGTCGGAAAACTACAACAGGAAGTCGGATCTTGCCGCAAAACACCAAGAACAATAGCCGGGAAACACCAAGGACGGGTCAAAACTCATCACAAAACACCAAGGCCAGTCGGATCTCATTGTAAAACACCAAGAGTAGATCGGATCTCACCGCAAAACACCAAGGCCGGTAGAATCTCACCTAGAAATAACTAACCGGTCGGAAACCACCGCTAAACACCTAGGCTGGTCAGATCTCACTGCAAAATACCCAGGCCGGTCGGATCTCACTGCAAAACACCAAGGCCAATAGAATCTCACCGCAAAACAACTAATCAGTCAAAAACCACCGCAAAACACCTAGGCCGGTCAGATCTCACCGCAAAACACCAAGGCAATTCTTATCCTGAATAAGGATATCCTTATCCCTGAGAAGAATAGTGAGCACCTAAAACCAAACAGGGATCGTCTTCTCCACAACTTGCCAAAAAAGTTGATGGTGACGACTAGAACTTGCCAGAAAAGCCCACAACtcgccaaatacaccacaaaaGTTGTCAGAGAACAAAAAAACACCATTAAATGCCACAAATCCACCAGAAACTCGCAGTAAAACACCACAACAGCCGCCAGCAACCACGAAAAACCACCATTAATGGCCAAACGTCGCCCCTAGACACCACAGAACTGCCAGAAGGACCGCCACACACCTCAAGACACCACAAAAGACCACATACGTCACCGAAGAGAGGCTAAACTTGCCAGAAACAATCAGAACGCGCCAAAAAATGATCAGAACAAGTCGACAATCACCATGAAAGCATCTACTGACGCCACCCACCGAAAACCACAAAAAGCATGAAAAAGCACCAGAACAACCACCGAGAAAATACTGAAAATACCAATACCCAAAAAACACAAGAAACCACCACCGAGAACAAggtaaactatattttttttcctcgcCAGATACATTTTCTGGTCACACTACAAATAGCTCTTTAAGAGCTTTATCAAGGCACCGCTCGTGTGGGCTCTAAGCCCACACGGGTGGTGCTGCCAACAAAGAAAGATTCACCAAGACGTGAGAGGATTagagaggaaaacaaaaaatacagaGGAAAACAAAGGGACCAAGGATAGTTGTCACCGTAGAAGAGAGGGTAGCGCTCAAATCAACTTAACAATGAACAGAAACCCTaaggctctaataccatgttgaattttgtagggaattataaaatataataataaaagtaaaataatagcggaagcaagagagagaaaagaacacAGGGAATTACGGGTAGTTCAGTGTTAGACACCTACTGTAACGACTCAAAGAAAAGCGTtagccacatttgcgctattaccccaaaaggactagtcaatttggaactttcctaaaatccattataaagctcagtttcacttAGTAATTAAGCAATATGGAACTTAGTACCAAggaatatctttataaaccacctactctatgtgagctattcatctcttcccaatacgggaccggggtgttacaaactccctcccttaaacccctgacgtccttGTTAGGGCCACATCATGCgatgctccagtaccacatgacctggcgttactaagtggctttgataccatttgtaacgacccaaagaaaagcgttagccacatctgcgctatcaccctaaaatgactagtcaatttggagctttcctagaattcattataaagctcagtttcacctagtaactaagcaatgtgggacttagcacccatgagtatctttataaaccacccactctatgtgagctattcatctcttttcaatatgggaccggggtgttacaccTACGTCCACCACTCTGAATAGCCTTtagggctacattatgctcaCTAACTTGTTTTTCTACAATACAAATGTCTATATTTATAGGGTATAGAGTAAATACAATTATTGTAATCAAATCCTCATAATTTGATTACAATCCCaatatttgattacaattaattcataaatagaaaatatttcaatatcagccaaatatagaatatacaaaaaatataatatatttttttcataaattctAACATCCCCTTCAAACTCAAAGTGGAAGATTTTGGAAGCTTGAGTTCGAAAATAGAAAACGGAAGCCGGTGGTGAAGACTGACGGACGCTACCAGAGGAGCCAGAGGTTGGCAGGTGGCAGCATTGATGGCTTCAAAAAGCAAGGCCGACTTGGgccaaaaatagaaaaggggCCAACAACAGGCCAAAGTGCCGAAAggagccaaaagaaaaaaaaaaacaaaacaaaaggggcCGACAACAGGCCAAAAAACCAAGGGGCTGACTAGCGCCTGAAACACGAAAAGAAATGAGCCCACTTGGGAGGTTATCGGGATGGCGCACTGAACCCGACTCACACGCAATGTGGTCCCCTTGGACCgctcctcttctttcttctttcttctttcttctttcttctttcttctttcttctttctttcttgctttcttgctttctttctttttatgtgtACAAAAGAGTCAACCCAAAAATAATTGGGGATGAAAACAGAAATACCCAAAAGACCAAGCACCAATCCAAGAAATTCACGgcaaaatatgcaaaacagTGAATAAACTCAAGGTGAGAGAGCTTCATCACACGGAGCCAAAGGCAGAGTCTTTGGCAGAGAAGATCCACGACCATGGTGATGCGTAGTTGCTATCGGATTTGTGGGATGAGAAGAAGCGCGACTCCTTTCCATCGTCAATGAAGTCCAAGATTTACAGACTCTTTGAGAGGGAAAAGCCCGTGCATAAGGTTCTCAATGGTGGCAAACCCGCCGATGTTTTCTTGTGGAGGAAGAATAAGATCTCAGGAGTGATTGTTTGAACGTTTTCTAAGTTTTGATATCTCTGTCAAAAACTCGTCTGAACGTTTTCTATCTGAGACAAGACCATGGAAAAGTCACAACCAAACACGtccaaacaaaccaaaaaaccaCGAAAGCGAGCCAGGGAGTTCATTGAAGATTGGAAGTCACGAAGAGAGACATTCATGAAGAGAGTTCCTACTCTGAAGAAGAAAGCCGAGGAACTCGCTGAGTTGTGTGGCATCCCAGTCTGCGTGGTCTATTTTGGGCTTGATGGGACGGTCAATGTGTGGCCAGAAGACCAGACAAAGGCGGAAGCAATTATCATGAAGTACAAGGAATGTAGCAGCGATTGTATGCTGAAGCTAAACCTCTCAGGGATGTTAGAAACCATGGACAAGAAAGAGGAGCAGCAGACATGGCACTTTGTGGGCAATCAATTGCACAAGCTTTCACTGGAGGAACTTCAAGATTTGATGAGAAACTTGGACTCCAAGATACTGACTGTGGAGGAAAGAATGATTCCTAATAGGAAAAGCAGTTCAAATGTTTGAATAAGGAGCCGATTAGGATGGCTTCGATCCTCAAGCCATCCAAGGTGAATTTCTTTCCTGAAATGATGAAGATCATAGGCACGCTGGGACCCATGAACTGTAGAAGAGTTACAGCCGAGAAAAATAccagaaaaattgaaagaaaacactaaaatccacaagaaaaaggCTCTGATGCCATGTTGTAGTTTGTATGAACGGTTTAGAAACAAAAGGCGAAGGCTATTCAACTTGTTGTATTCAACTAGTTTTGTAGCCTACACACACATCTTTGTATATAGGTTTAGGGGAACATTACAATGAACAAAAAACCTCCAAAAACTAATGAATCACAAACCCTAATACTGCCACCAACATTGTCAAACAAGATCAAATACTGCCACCAACATTTCAACCaaacgccccccccccccccccccccccaaacaaaaatccacaaacaaTGAGAAGGAACTATCAGGGAAGGGGAGTTCTTTTTGAAAAGAGGGAGAAGTTGTTGGGGGCTGCAATGCAGGCAGGTAGGGATGGGGCAACCGTGAGGGGAAGGTTATGACAAGGCAGTCAAAATGGCGAGTGATAGGCGGAGGAGGGTGGCACCAATGGGAGAAAGGCAGTTGGGTTCCTTTATGGGGTTGGAGGTTGGGAGGGAGTAGGGAGGATAGTACAAAAGAGGAAGCGGAGGGCAGTGGCACCACGGTGACTGGGATCCTCTACAAGGTGGGTAGTACTACGGTTCAAGAAAATGCAGGtaggggaagagagagagtgagagacaaGCTCCCAAAAATGGTTTGCGCCTATGGAGATGCATAAGCCATTTTCTCCCCTACAGTAGCAAATTTGTTGTTGACGcgaaaaatcattttccgttgACCAATATTTGTCACCCGTACCAAATATTGGAAAAtgggaaaaacattttacactgAAAAAAATGCAGCCTAAGATAAAagcaacatatatatacacacacacacacatacataaatacatatatacatataataaataacataaaatcaGCTTATTCACAACAactattt
Above is a genomic segment from Alnus glutinosa chromosome 12, dhAlnGlut1.1, whole genome shotgun sequence containing:
- the LOC133851448 gene encoding agamous-like MADS-box protein AGL82, with product MEKSQPNTSKQTKKPRKRAREFIEDWKSRRETFMKRVPTLKKKAEELAELCGIPVCVVYFGLDGTVNVWPEDQTKAEAIIMKYKECSSDCMLKLNLSGMLETMDKKEEQQTWHFVGNQLHKLSLEELQDLMRNLDSKILTVEERMIPNRKSSSNV